A genome region from Nocardiopsis exhalans includes the following:
- the fxsT gene encoding FxSxx-COOH system tetratricopeptide repeat protein: MTTGPGRPRRGEHELLPVTGGVPRADPHFTGREAALERIHDFLGSRPGARFLISGGNGVGKSRIAAEYAYRHAREYDLIWWIPAATDIETHRAYLRLAEHLGLPVSYEHVPRTVQSVRRELSERADLGSWLLVFDDVVDAQALASEYFPHSGGHIIVTSRHHRWLPRGQGGQRFDGQVVPRLTTAESLSLLRRICPERLEPPGDGERLAELLEHLPLALSQVGAFLRESAMPTGDFLDLFEERYDAMLWQMGAEDDHTAPLRVAWSIQAEHMLEGADERERETGRVALELVRLCAFFAPLPLSRGLFHRTDGAVLDRALEYMRRHDLAFFDDRNDAFQLHELFQSVVRDSLTMAERVHHRNLAHLVLADNAPEGPTDPAHRAAYLSLYTHVKASHAWTSRDPRVRAMVLNVVDFLTEVGNYSDATSLLGQAVNVWLDDPSMLLHARLRRNKIRRIHGEYVTALEEARSIHAEQVERAGPDSDETLEALRAVAISLSGLARFQEAGQLFRDILEQRRERHSAADRRTLEAAHDYGQALQEQGRFEEALAMDQSTLAGRRALLGPDDVQTLRTGLSLGLNLILLGRLDEARKQLTECMERFETAAEPDSPHALQGMLFLSVAHRRLGDPERALELANRALVRYRRKHPSTVRQVLYCRVIRMVSLVRAGSLDEALREVDDLMPPLDERYPAEHPFPAAARLSMGIVLRAAGRHTEALERDQEGLERLLRIYGPGSFSTLPAALNVATDLHRLGRFREAGDLEAMTEADCRHRLPADHPILLTARRNHLVSRHAGGEDVSEEWDRLRAEFAERFGGEHPGTVSMSSFTRQDCDVFPVAPL, from the coding sequence ATGACGACCGGACCCGGCCGCCCCCGACGGGGGGAGCACGAGCTCCTTCCGGTCACCGGCGGGGTTCCCCGCGCCGACCCGCACTTCACCGGACGCGAGGCCGCCCTGGAGCGGATCCACGACTTCCTCGGCTCCCGTCCCGGCGCGCGCTTCCTGATCAGCGGCGGCAACGGTGTCGGCAAGAGCCGCATCGCCGCCGAGTACGCGTACCGCCACGCGCGTGAGTACGACCTCATCTGGTGGATCCCCGCCGCCACCGACATCGAGACGCACCGCGCCTACCTGCGCCTGGCCGAGCACCTCGGGCTGCCGGTCTCCTACGAGCACGTCCCCCGCACCGTGCAGTCCGTGCGAAGGGAGCTCTCCGAACGCGCCGACCTCGGATCCTGGCTGCTGGTGTTCGACGACGTCGTGGACGCGCAGGCCCTGGCCAGCGAGTACTTCCCGCACAGCGGCGGGCACATCATCGTCACCTCCCGGCACCACCGCTGGCTGCCCCGGGGGCAGGGCGGGCAGCGCTTCGACGGACAGGTGGTCCCCCGGCTGACCACCGCCGAGAGCCTGTCCCTGCTGCGCCGGATCTGCCCCGAGCGGCTGGAGCCCCCGGGTGACGGCGAGCGCCTCGCCGAGCTGCTCGAACACCTGCCCCTGGCGCTCAGCCAGGTCGGCGCGTTCCTGCGGGAGTCCGCCATGCCGACCGGCGACTTCCTCGATCTGTTCGAGGAGCGCTACGACGCGATGCTCTGGCAGATGGGGGCGGAGGACGACCACACCGCCCCGCTGCGGGTGGCCTGGAGCATCCAGGCCGAGCACATGCTGGAGGGGGCCGACGAGCGGGAGCGGGAGACCGGGCGGGTGGCCCTGGAGCTCGTCCGGCTCTGCGCTTTCTTCGCGCCCCTTCCGCTCTCCCGGGGCCTCTTCCACCGGACCGACGGCGCCGTGCTCGACCGGGCCCTGGAGTACATGCGCCGGCACGACCTGGCCTTCTTCGACGACCGGAACGACGCCTTCCAGCTGCACGAGCTGTTCCAGTCCGTGGTGCGCGACTCGCTCACCATGGCGGAGCGGGTGCACCACCGGAACCTGGCCCACCTGGTCCTGGCGGACAACGCCCCGGAGGGACCCACCGACCCGGCCCACCGCGCCGCCTACCTGTCCCTGTACACGCACGTGAAGGCCTCGCACGCCTGGACCAGCCGGGACCCGCGGGTGCGCGCCATGGTGCTCAACGTGGTCGACTTCCTCACCGAGGTCGGCAACTACTCGGACGCGACCAGCCTGCTCGGGCAGGCCGTCAACGTCTGGCTCGACGACCCGAGCATGCTCCTGCACGCCCGGCTGCGGCGCAACAAGATCCGGCGTATCCACGGTGAGTACGTCACCGCGCTGGAGGAAGCCAGGAGCATCCACGCCGAACAGGTCGAGCGGGCCGGACCCGACAGCGACGAGACCCTGGAGGCGCTCCGGGCGGTCGCCATCTCACTGAGCGGCCTGGCCCGGTTCCAGGAGGCCGGGCAGCTGTTCCGCGACATCCTGGAGCAGCGGCGCGAACGGCACTCCGCCGCCGACCGGCGCACCTTGGAGGCGGCGCACGACTACGGGCAGGCCTTGCAGGAGCAGGGCCGGTTCGAGGAGGCGCTGGCCATGGACCAGAGCACCCTGGCGGGGCGCCGCGCCCTGCTCGGGCCGGACGACGTGCAGACGCTGCGCACGGGACTGTCCCTGGGCCTGAACCTGATCCTGCTGGGCCGGTTGGACGAGGCCCGGAAACAGCTCACGGAGTGCATGGAGCGGTTCGAGACCGCCGCTGAGCCCGACAGTCCGCACGCGCTTCAGGGGATGCTGTTCCTGTCCGTGGCGCACCGGCGGCTCGGGGATCCGGAGCGGGCGCTGGAGCTGGCCAACCGGGCTCTGGTCCGGTACCGGCGCAAACACCCCTCGACCGTCCGGCAGGTGCTGTACTGCCGGGTCATCCGCATGGTGTCGCTGGTGCGGGCGGGTTCCCTGGACGAGGCGCTGCGCGAGGTGGACGACCTGATGCCGCCGCTGGACGAGCGCTACCCCGCGGAGCACCCGTTCCCGGCCGCGGCCCGGCTCAGCATGGGCATCGTCCTACGGGCCGCGGGGCGCCACACCGAGGCGCTCGAACGCGACCAGGAAGGGCTGGAGCGACTGCTGCGGATCTACGGTCCGGGGTCGTTCAGCACCCTGCCCGCCGCGCTCAACGTGGCCACCGACCTGCACCGCCTGGGCCGGTTCCGCGAGGCGGGGGACCTGGAGGCCATGACGGAGGCGGACTGCCGTCACCGGCTGCCCGCCGACCATCCGATCCTCCTGACAGCACGCCGGAACCACCTGGTCAGCCGACATGCCGGGGGTGAGGACGTGAGCGAGGAATGGGACCGGCTACGCGCGGAATTCGCCGAACGCTTCGGCGGCGAGCACCCCGGGACGGTGTCCATGTCCTCGTTCACCCGTCAGGACTGCGACGTGTTCCCCGTCGCGCCCCTGTGA
- a CDS encoding FadR/GntR family transcriptional regulator — translation MVPTCDPAAEAVFRPVQAGNALEVTVERLMSAIRLGVVPAGARFPAERDLAARLGVSRITLREAIRLLQRQGYVESRRGRSGGTFVAELPPRPTPEEARRELSETGTALEDLLAFRRGLETGAVVRLAETGLTGAQGDLLDRRAGVASEAGAADYRRCDTVFHITLAQLTGSTRMAAALTDVRMRINQLMDVVPLSEAGLAASDGEHRRIVRAVRERDPEAARRALGEHLDGAERRLRELLG, via the coding sequence GTGGTCCCAACCTGTGATCCCGCGGCCGAGGCTGTCTTCCGCCCGGTCCAGGCCGGTAACGCCCTGGAGGTCACCGTCGAGCGGCTGATGTCCGCCATCAGACTCGGCGTCGTCCCGGCGGGCGCCCGTTTCCCCGCCGAACGCGACCTGGCCGCCCGTCTGGGCGTCAGCCGCATCACCCTGCGCGAGGCGATCCGCCTCCTCCAGCGCCAGGGGTACGTCGAGTCCCGGCGCGGCCGCAGCGGCGGCACGTTCGTCGCGGAACTGCCGCCCAGGCCCACCCCGGAGGAGGCGCGCCGCGAGCTCAGCGAGACCGGCACCGCCCTGGAGGACCTCCTCGCCTTCCGGCGCGGACTGGAGACGGGCGCCGTGGTCCGGCTGGCCGAGACCGGACTCACCGGAGCCCAGGGCGACCTCCTGGACCGGCGCGCGGGCGTGGCGTCCGAGGCCGGGGCCGCCGACTACCGGCGCTGCGACACCGTCTTCCACATCACCCTGGCCCAGCTGACCGGTTCCACGCGGATGGCCGCCGCGCTCACGGACGTGCGGATGCGGATCAACCAGCTCATGGACGTGGTGCCGCTGTCCGAGGCTGGGCTGGCGGCCAGCGACGGCGAGCACCGCCGGATCGTCCGCGCCGTGCGCGAACGCGATCCGGAGGCGGCGCGGCGGGCGCTGGGCGAACATCTGGATGGTGCGGAGCGGCGGCTGCGGGAACTGCTCGGCTGA